The Natator depressus isolate rNatDep1 chromosome 8, rNatDep2.hap1, whole genome shotgun sequence genome window below encodes:
- the LOC141992655 gene encoding uncharacterized protein LOC141992655, with amino-acid sequence MQSSSAEVTMMESQNRKRAPAWTEREVRDLIAVWGEESVLSELRSSFRNAKTFVKISQGMKDRGHNRDPKQCRVKLKELRQAYQKTREANGRSGSEPQTCRFYDELHAILGGSATTTPAVLFDSFNGDGGNTEAGFGDEEDDDDDEVVDSSQQASGETGFPDSQELFLTLDLEPVPPEPTQGCLLDPAGGEGTSAACVSMITGSSPSQRLVKIRKKKKRTQDEMFSELMLSSHTDRAQTNAWRQIMSDCRKAQNDQEERWRAEESKWRAEERAEARMWRQRDERRQDSMLRLLEDQTSMLQCMVELQQRQLEHRLPLQPLCNQPPSSPSSIASTPRRPRTRWGGHRPTSHSTTEDCPKKRRLSFNKF; translated from the exons atgcagagctcatcagcagaggtgaccatgatggagtctcagaatcgcaaaagagctccagcatggaccgaacgggaggtacgggatctgatcgctgtatggggagaggaatccgtgctatcagaactccgttccagttttcgaaatgccaaaacctttgtcaagatctcccagggcatgaaggacagaggccataacagggacccgaagcagtgccgcgtgaaactgaaggagctgaggcaagcctaccagaaaaccagagaggcgaacggccgctccgggtcagagccccaaacatgccgcttctatgatgagctgcatgccattttagggggttcagccaccactaccccagccgtgttgtttgactccttcaatggagatggaggcaatacggaagcaggttttggggacgaagaagatgatgatgatgacgaggttgtagatagctcacagcaagcaagcggagaaaccggttttcccgacagccaggaactgtttctcaccctggacctggagccagtaccccctgaacccacccaaggctgcctcctggacccagcaggcggagaagggacctccg ctgcatgtgtttcaatgatcacaggatcttctccttcccagaggctagtgaagattagaaagaaaaaaaaacgcactcaagatgaaatgttctccgagctcatgctgtcctcccacactgacagagcacagacgaatgcgtggaggcaaataatgtcagactgcaggaaagcacaaaatgaccaggaggagaggtggcgggctgaagagagtaagtggcgggctgaagagagggctgaagctcgaatgtggcggcagcgtgatgagaggaggcaggattcaatgctgaggctgctggaggaccaaaccagtatgctccagtgtatggttgagctgcagcaaaggcagctggagcacagactgccactacagcccctgtgtaaccaaccgccctcctccccaagttccatagcctccacacccagacgcccaagaacgcggtgggggggccaccggccaaccagccactccaccacagaggattgccccaaaaaaagaaggctgtcattcaataaattttaa